A genomic stretch from Coffea arabica cultivar ET-39 chromosome 10c, Coffea Arabica ET-39 HiFi, whole genome shotgun sequence includes:
- the LOC113714825 gene encoding G-box-binding factor 4-like, with the protein MATSKLMASSTSAATSSHNSELRRNSLSKSDFHNFRNHHHYHQNSPNAAAAVSASTTTTESTLLNAEITLLDASGAITPISPAPVRKKTVDDVWREIVAGKTAASEPARRVEPKEEAMDEMMTLEDFLVKAGAVEESAVAAAAGVEGEVKVEAAAVAGTSGGMFAFDSPYMSRQGSVESGGGLGYASAGGLETMGSGGLGGGGGRGKRRASSLLEPMDKAAQQRQRRMIKNRESAARSRERKQAYQVELEAMAVRLEEENEQLLKEKAERTKERCKLLKEKVIPVVEKRRPARILRRVRSMEW; encoded by the exons ATGGCGACGTCGAAGCTCATGGCTTCTTCAACTTCGGCAGCGACTTCATCTCATAACTCCGAACTCCGTCGGAATTCGCTTTCCAAATCTGATTTCCATAATTTCCGCAATCATCATCATTATCATCAAAACTCTCCAAATGCTGCGGCAGCTGTTTCTGCGAGCACGACGACGACTGAGAGTACTTTGTTGAATGCGGAAATTACGCTTTTGGATGCTTCCGGAGCGATCACGCCCATCTCGCCGGCGCCGGTGAGGAAGAAGACGGTGGATGATGTGTGGAGAGAGATTGTGGCGGGGAAGACGGCAGCGAGCGAGCCGGCGAGGAGAGTGGAGCCTAAGGAGGAGGCAATGGATGAGATGATGACATTGGAGGATTTTTTGGTAAAGGCTGGAGCAGTGGAGGAATCGGCTGTTGCTGCGGCGGCAGGAGTGGAGGGGGAGGTGAAGGTGGAGGCTGCTGCGGTCGCGGGAACGAGTGGGGGAATGTTTGCTTTTGATAGTCCGTATATGTCGAGGCAGGGGAGTGTGGAAAGTGGGGGAGGGCTGGGGTATGCAAGTGCAGGAGGTTTGGAGACGATGGGGAGTGGAGGactaggaggaggaggagggagagGGAAGAGGAGAGCGTCGAGTTTATTGGAGCCAATGGATAAAGCAGCGCAGCAGAGGCAGAGGAGGATGATTAAGAATAGGGAGTCGGCTGCCAGGTCTAGGGAGCGAAAacag GCGTACCAAGTTGAATTGGAGGCCATGGCAGTGAGACTGGAAGAAGAGAATGAGCAGCTCTTGAAAGAAAAG GCTGAGAGAACAAAGGAAAGATGCAAGCTG